In Drosophila subpulchrella strain 33 F10 #4 breed RU33 chromosome 3R, RU_Dsub_v1.1 Primary Assembly, whole genome shotgun sequence, the following are encoded in one genomic region:
- the LOC119557350 gene encoding trypsin-1 — protein MIYKWILLFYHISWCLCLENRPDPRIVGGFPADIANIPYIVSIQLFGIHHCGGSIINKHTILTAAHCLNGVSYRLLKVKVGGTSRYRQDGELFSVSGLQIHDKFNAKTMDYDIGIIRLAKNLTLSNKVRAIPVNPKRIADGTYATIAGWGFKSMNGPPSDSLRYARVPIVNQTACRNLLGKSVTDRMLCAGYLRGGTDACQMDSGGPLSVREELVGIVSWGVGCALADKPGVYSRLDALYPWLSKVLNKPN, from the exons ATGATCTACAAGTGGATATTACTTTTCTATCATATTTCTTGGTGTCTTTGCCTCGAGAATCGACCAGATCCACGCATAGTTGGCGGGTTTCCAGCTGATATTGCCAACATTCCGTATATAGTATCCATACAATTATTCGGCATCCACCATTGTGGCGGctctataataaataaacataccATTTTAACTGCCGCCCATTGCTTGAACGGAGTTTCGTATCGTCTGCTGAAAGTTAAAGTTGGTGGAACATCAAGATATCGCCAAGATGGAGAGTTATTCTCAGTGTCCGGTCTGCAGATACACGATAAGTTCAATGCCAAGACGATGGACTATGATATTGGAATAATCCGGCTAGCCAAAAATCTTACGTTGTCCAATAAG GTAAGGGCCATCCCTGTAAACCCAAAAAGAATAGCTGATGGTACCTATGCTACCATAGCCGGTTGGGGATTCAAGTCCATGAATGGTCCTCCATCAGATAGTTTAAGATATGCTAGAGTTCCGATTGTCAACCAGACAGCGTGCAGAAACTTACTGGGAAAAAGTGTAACTGATCGGATGCTCTGTGCAGGATATCTTCGTGGCGGTACGGATGCCTGCCAGATGGACTCTGGAGGACCCTTGTCAGTGAGGGAGGAACTGGTGGGCATTGTGTCCTGGGGAGTTGGGTGCGCCTTGGCCGATAAGCCAGGCGTCTATTCACGCCTTGATGCATTGTATCCCTGGCTAAGCAAGGTCTTAAATAAACCGAACTGA
- the LOC119545664 gene encoding vacuolar protein sorting-associated protein 16B: protein MDLQFDDYWNRSSRAAFSFDDEDEVDLAPELASNGILADDTISEASFNNSATLNLSIKSILSEEALKLVLQEQALDDRVLPKGVSPEEELKLLRRQLQSTLYSPNLEATAQKLLQGKIAPLEMFKSLQEKQQLLDTLMAQGGGHAVITVLLFLKRTLNTAQFHGILRERPKALEQYLSYLKESGDLASHIELLQRFGRHQEAALKQFQAALAAGDVSTRKKHLQLLVDAYATAGVGVIPLYEQVFHAALKMQQLMEKENGLSKMLRDQPTPIEVLYACCQANSNWKEQDMLKPVSPQRFAADQQISPAQYEWTALNERAHAQAYADLECIFERVPSWHPLKTKQFHISFDLTLAVLRLYELQAPSTVLQLFLSKMGNSGEKLALAQRVKCIKAVIDAMAGLKQQQELQQLKDTLPERSEEQFYCENALKSLQSKRWTTDNIKLKL, encoded by the coding sequence atggATTTGCAATTCGACGACTATTGGAACCGATCCTCCCGAGCGGCCTTCAGCTTCGACGACGAGGACGAGGTGGACCTCGCCCCGGAACTGGCCAGCAATGGAATCCTCGCCGACGACACCATTTCGGAGGCCAGTTTCAACAACAGTGCCACCCTGAATCTCTCGATCAAATCCATTTTGAGCGAGGAGGCTCTGAAACTGGTGCTCCAGGAGCAGGCACTGGACGACCGGGTCCTGCCCAAGGGCGTCTCGCCGGAGGAGGAGCTGAAGCTGCTGCGCCGCCAACTCCAGAGCACTCTTTACAGTCCCAATCTGGAGGCCACCGCGCAGAAGTTGCTGCAGGGTAAGATTGCTCCGTTGGAGATGTTCAAGTCCCTGCAGGAGAAGCAGCAGCTGCTGGACACCCTGATGGCCCAGGGTGGCGGCCATGCCGTCATCACTGTGCTACTGTTCCTCAAAAGAACCCTTAATACGGCGCAATTTCATGGCATTCTCAGGGAGCGTCCCAAGGCCCTGGAGCAGTATCTGAGTTATCTGAAGGAAAGCGGTGACCTGGCCAGTCACATCGAGCTACTGCAGCGTTTTGGACGCCACCAGGAGGCGGCTCTTAAGCAGTTCCAGGCCGCTCTGGCTGCAGGAGATGTGAGCACAAGAAAAAAGCATCTCCAGCTCCTGGTAGATGCCTACGCCACTGCGGGAGTGGGTGTGATACCACTCTACGAGCAGGTTTTTCATGCTGCCCTCAAGATGCAGCAGCTAATGGAGAAGGAGAACGGACTGAGCAAGATGCTCCGCGATCAGCCCACGCCCATTGAGGTGCTCTATGCCTGCTGCCAGGCCAACAGCAACTGGAAGGAGCAGGATATGCTGAAACCCGTGTCCCCCCAGCGATTTGCAGCCGATCAGCAAATATCCCCGGCCCAGTACGAGTGGACTGCTCTGAATGAAAGGGCACATGCACAGGCCTATGCGGATTTGGAGTGCATATTTGAGCGAGTGCCCAGCTGGCATCCGCTGAAGACCAAACAGTTCCACATCAGCTTCGATCTGACTCTGGCCGTTCTTCGTCTTTACGAGCTGCAGGCTCCGTCGACCGTTCTGCAGCTATTCCTCTCCAAGATGGGCAACAGTGGGGAGAAACTGGCGCTGGCACAGCGGGTGAAGTGCATCAAGGCGGTCATCGATGCCATGGCCGGGTtgaagcagcagcaggagctgcAGCAGCTCAAGGACACCCTGCCCGAGCGATCCGAGGAGCAGTTCTACTGCGAGAACGCCCTAAAAAGCCTGCAGAGCAAGCGATGGACCACGGACAACATCAAGCTCAAACTCTAG